The sequence GGCAGTCAGACAggcctgggcttgaatcctggctctgccactgcttTCTTTGGGCAAATTCCCTACCTCTTAGAGCCTCAGGTTCTCATTTGTTAAGTAAAGATAATACTTTCCTCAAAGGAATGTtacgaggattaaatgagttaatgtgtaTAATGCACCTAGCACAGGTAGGATACCCAATAAGTCCTCACCAGGCAGTAGCTGTGTCCCTTGTGAGGCCTGCAGGAATGGAGACATAGTTTTAAAGTAGGACTCTCTAGAGCGATGTCTTGACTGCCCTTTCTTATGGGACACCTACTCTCAAAGAATTATATTTCCTTTGTTACAATTAGAGGTTGCAACCGGGTGATTTTTCAGGCCCCAGACTGGGATTGGCCCTTCACATGGTACCAGGCTGGGCCTTAAGATCCACCACCCCTCGTTTTGGCCACAGACCCATTTCAAGGAGGAGAGAATTTCCAGCCAACTCCCAAGTTCCCAGGCCCCCTGGCCTTCCCTGCCCAGTCAGATGGTCTGAGGATCTGCATGGCATAATTTCCTGGTTTTCTCAGAGAGGGAAATAAGCTGAtctttttcttggttcttttcaAGTAGAGAGGCAGACTTGGAAAGTCTCCtgcttaagaaaaattatttgttcagACACAGTGGTAGGGTTTCTTTTATCTCCTACTTCGTGGTTCAGTTTGCATTCTCATTCATCTTTTCTAATCTGGCTTTTAAAAACCTGGCTTTTTGTGTTTTGCTGCTTTGTCATTAGGCATCATGAGTTGGTATTAAAATGGAAGGGTACAGACCTCTAGTGGACTTGTGGTGTGTCAGCTATGGAGGGGCTCCAGGCCATCCAGGATCCTGTCCCCATATCCTCAGATGTGAGCGGGCAGAGTCCCAGGCCAGCCATGAACTAGCTGCCGAAAGACCTACCCCAATCTGATCTGGACAGAGAATAAGGGAGTATGCATCTCCCACTCACGCTGGGACCTCAAGGTGGGAAGGGGAAACTATCAGAGGTGTTGGACTCACACTGACCTGGATTCAGATCGCAGCTCCTCCAGTGACTAGCTCTGTAACCTTGAGCAGtctcttaacctttctgagcctcagtttccttatctgtaaaatagagataatagcATCTATCTCACAGGGTGCTTGTAAAGACatcaaatgaggtaatgcatgtaCAGAATCAGCACAAGAGTATCATCCTCtgtacttttctatatatttttattaaaaataaataaaatgctaccATGTGTTAGGCAAAGCATTATAAAAGCAGGAGGTGTTGTACTCAGCAGGTGGTAGCTAGTATCTTGTCAAGCAAGCTGCATAGCAGTATTTTAAAAGGCTACTTCAGGGATTCTCACACTTGCTGAAGCTATTAAACAGCCTTTTGTTGCTATTACAACTCTCAGCAACCTGTGCAGTGGAAAGAGACTGAGCTTTCCACTGGCTGGCTGTGTGTCCTGGGCAAGTCCTCAGTctttctgagtctctgtttcctgtCTGCCAAACAGAATGATGCCTGCTTTGTAGGATTGCTATATGAATTAAAAGGACCGATGGGTGTAAAGGCCTCGGATGTATTGGAATGCTCAGTGCATGttcattccttcctctctcagcccctgccccagagTCCCcccagcacctactgtgtgctaggcagtGAATATGCAGGGACACTGCTCTCACAGAGATCACAAACTGGCAGTGGTTTTCACAAACAATTTTTATCACAACCCACAGTATGAAGGTACACTCTATATCACAATCcagttcctcttcctttctctgtctatgtctctctctctctctctctctctctctcacacacacacacacacacacaccacacacacacacacacacacacacacacacacacacacacacaaaggaaacaaGTTTCACAAcactatatatgtaaaactggTCATAACCCAGTGTATTGTATTGTCTGTGACATAGTCacagtcttgattttttttcccagtttatgAAGGCATAATTTATGTGCAGTAAAAGTCACCCTTTTTAGGTATACAgttatatgaatttttataatttttatagtcaTTTGTCTACCAGCacatcaagatatagaatatttccatcactccaaaataTTCCTTCATGCCTGTTTGTAGCCAGTCTTACCCCTAGCCTTTCCAGTCACTGATTTGatttctgtcttttccagaatgttgtataaataaaatcatatgccATGTAACCTTTTGAGGCGGGCTGCTTTCACTTAATagaatgcttttgagattcttcTGTGTTGTGGTGTGTGTCAGTAGCTAGttcctttatattgctgagtcatattccattgtatggatgtaccacaatttgtttatcatttacattttagtttCTGGGATTGGGCAATtccaaataaagctgctataatcaTTCACACATGGGTTTTTGCATGGACatgtgtcttcatttctctgggataaatatctaggagtaggATTgatgggtcatgtggtaactggATGCCAAAAACTGTTTTCTACTgtggttgcaccattttgcattctcactgTCAATATATAAGAATTTCCATTGCTCTATGTACttatcagcatttggtattgtcacatTTTTCATTTGAGCCATTGTAATAGGtatactgtggttttaattttcatgtccCTAATGACTAAggataccaagcatcttttcatgtgattatttgtcatctatatatcttctcaGTGAAGGTGcttgttcagatcttttgcccactttttagttgggttgtttattttcttactgagttttgagagttctttatatattctggttaacAATCATGTATCAGATaggtgttttgcaaatattttcttgcagtttgtgtctcattttcatttttttttaataattttttaaaatttatttatttttggctgcgttgggtcttccttgctgcgtgcgggctttctctagttgcggcgagtgggggctactcttcgttgcggtgcacgggcgtctcattgcggtggcttctcttgttgcggagcacgggctctagagcgccggctcagtagttgtgacatgagggcttcagtagttgtggctcatgggctctagagcacaggctcagtatttgtggtgcacgggcttagctgctccacagcatgtgggatcttcccggaccagggcttgaacccgtgtcccctgaattggcaggcggattctcaaccactgcgccaccaggaaagccctcattTCCAATTTGTTTAATGGTGTCTTTCGAAGAGGAGAAGTTTTTCATTTGGATGAAGTCTAGTTTACTAAATTTTCTATGGTTTTTGCCTCTTAGGTCCTatccaagaaatctttgcctaacagaaagtcacaaagattttctcctagaagtcttatagttttaaaaagattttacatttaggtctgtgatccattttgagttaattttcatatatgttaCAAGATATGAGTTGAGGTTCTTTTTTTGCATACGGATATCCAGTGATCTTCATCTTGAGAAAGCCAGGGAGGAGGGCCATATGCAAAGCAGATCATTACATGATGGAATGGTGGGCTGTGCAAGGGACCAGAAACCCCAAGAGGAGAGCTGGGAAGGTGGAGATCTGGGGACTGCCTTATCGAGGCAGTGACTCATAGGCTGGGCCTTACAGGTTGACTGCGGAGATGGTGGAGAACGTGAAGAAGGGTGGTACGAGGAGAGCAAAGGCAGGGCAGGTGAGGGCGGATGCGGAGGTGTCAGGAGTCCCGGAGCATAGAgtgtggggagaggcaggatTAGAGGTGAGATTGGATGAGCAGGGTGGTTAGAGCAGGCAGTACTATGTCAGGAAGATTGGCCTGCAAACTAAAATGGAAGGTGGACAGAAAGGCGGAAGGGAGCCAAGTGAGGATGATGACGCCTGAGCTCCAGGAGTTGCCATAGGGACAGGTACAAGGGGACAGTTGAGAAAAATGTTAGGATGTGGAGTCAGGGCTGCCTCTCAGGCTCAGGCAGATGGGTGGCTAAGAAGAATCAACAGCAGGTTCTGGGGAAGAGAGGTTCTGTGTGAGGCTTCTGGTACCCATAGAAAATTCGGGTGGAGGTGTCCAAGAGGCAGCTGTGTACGCAGGGGGGCTGGAGCTCCGTGGCCAAACCCGCCTGCCACATTCATGAAGCTTCTTAGCCCCGCGAGGTGCCAGTTCCTGCCCCCTTGTGTCATTGTGGCTCTCAAACAGAGCCTGTGGATTTGCCATGGTGGACACCGTGGCACTGTGACTAGGAAATAGGGGCTTGAAAGGCTGAGTTCTCTGACTCCTGGGTCTGGGGAGAATACCACAGGGAGCACCCTCGTCTGGGGTCAGGAGACCTGCCTTCTAACCAGCCTCCGCCCTGACTGACAGCAGCTCCTGGCGCTGCCCTGGACGAATGATCAGGAGCCTCACTGCAGGGGCTCAGGGGCAGGAAGGCAGGTGCTCTGCTGCTTTTGCAAGCAGAAAAATAGGCGTTTGGGTGCCCATCCAAGGGCCCCCAGGTATGCCCTGTGGTTCCTCCCTACCCCTCTGCTTTGACCTCTTCAGAACTAATGTGCTTAGGAGATACAGCCCATAGAACTGTCTGCAGCCCATAGAACTGTCAGGAAAGACAGCCCAGCCTCCCTGTCGCCTAAGCCTGCTCTTTCCATGGAGCTGAGCCACTTCACAGAGCCTGGGCcttaaatcaaagaggaaaagagactGGAAACTAGGTCCGGCTCCTGCCTGGACCCCATGGAGAGAAAATTGGTCAGACTCAGGCCCCAGGCCAAGCATCCGCCTCAGCTGCAGGTCTCAGCACAGCCACCCCCGCTTCCTCggatccctccccctccccctctctgctGGACACCCCCTCCAACACTGTCTCACAGCCCATCTGCTCCAGGCTTCTGCCGATGATTCTGTAACTTCATCATGGGCTTGTTTCTCTTCAGACACTCCAGATGGTTAATGTCTTTCTGCAATATCAAAGTGCCCCATTAGACAGGGAAAGAATTACAAAGGGCCCTCCCCACAGAGAGTTGGGTGGGACAGCCGAGCATCTTCCACACCCAGCATGGCCTCCATCCTCTGAAGTAAGGGGGTCTCAGTGCAGTCAGCCTCCTCTGAAGGCAGGTGTGTGGTGAGAACTGCCCTGGCCCGCTTGCCACCCCTGCTGGGTGACTTTCGGGAAGTCCCCCTCTTGgacctctgttttcccatctggaCAGTAAACATGCCAGAATTAATTCCAGACCTACTCCCACATCTCTTGGTacatcttccttccctccttccttcctcccttcccccccttcctccctccctccctcccttccttccttctttccttccttcctccctcccttccttccttcctccctcccttcccccccttccttccgtccatttctttttttctttgtttctttcattgtTGAGgttagagttgatttacaatattagtttcaggtttacagcacagaaattcaaaatttttatagattatacaccatttaaagttactataaaatattagcgatattccctgtgctgtaattGGTACATTTCTCTTGTTACTGCACCCTCACTGTCTCTTGCTGTGGTCTCCTCTGCCAGCCTGGGCTCTTCCCCAGGGCAGCACTGGGGCCGATTCCTCCCTGCGCTCTCCACGCCCGACATTCGAGGAAGATTGCTGAATTCATTCCACAGGTTGGCTTATGGGAAAGTATCGTGTTTGAAGCCAAAAAGGTACATCCCCTGATTTCTAGAACCTTAAAGAAAAGTTAGAATCCAAGACTTCAGGTTGAAGGAGACACCAGCCCTAGACAGTAGAGGCTATGAGATCAGTGGGGGAATGGTGGGCGAGAGTTGTTAAGGAGTGGAGTGGGTAAAGAGCCTTCAGGAAGGGTGCTTGGTGGCAGAGTCCCACATTTGTGCTGACCTCAAAGCAGGTTTCAGAGGAGGCTGGGGTGCCATCATGGGAAGGGAAGGGCCATCAGGAGCCAAGAGCATCTTCATGGCAAGGCAAGTTGTCATGGGAGGATGAGAATCCAGAAAGGAGTGTCACTTAGAATCCAGAGGGTTGAGTGACCCATTGTGGGCCTGGTAGATAGATGGAAGTGGTAGTAATCACAGCCATTTGTTGTGAGTTCttttagatggaaaaaataattaaataaggcAACATCGGTACAGCAGAAGGAGCACGGGGCTTGGAGTCCTAAATCTCAGAACGTCTGTTAAGTACCTACAGTGGACCAGTCTTTGGCTAATAAGCAtgaatacatttttctctctcatataaagggacctgggcttgaatcctggcaGGACCCTTCACCGGTCTGAGCATAGGGAATGAATCCTGACGCAGTTTCCCTTATCTGCACAGTGGGGATGATTGGTGATATTGTCTATGTCAAAGGATAGTATGTAAGCAAATGTATGTAAGAGCAGCTAGCATAGCATTCAGTCCaggcacattttctttctttccttagaccagtggttctctgTCCTAACTGAACATTTagaatcagcttttaaaaaataccaatgctGAGGCCACATTCCAGGCCAATTAAAACGATTTCTGGAGGGTGGAACCCAggctttgttttatcttttcatttctttctttttttttttttaaactccctaGTGAACCTAATATGCTTTAGATGGTGTGGCAATTATTACCCATCCATTTGTTCATCAAGTATTAATTCGTTTCAACTCTAAGgacctacaataaaaaattgAGAACTGTGACTACCCagatgttatggactgaatgtttgtgtcccccaaaatgaTATGTTGAAATTCCAACCTCCAATGTGATGGCGTAAGGAGGTGGGGTCTTCGGaagattaggtcatgaaggtggagccctcatgaacaAGATTACTGCCCTTATAAgagattccagggcttccctggtggcgcaggggttgagagcccgcctgctgatgcaggggacgcgggttcgtgcccggtccgggaggatcccacatgccgcggggcggctggacccgtgagccatggccgctgagcctgcgcgtccagagcctgtgctccgcaacgggagaggccacagcagtgagaagcccgcgtaccgcaaaaaaaaaaaaaaaaaaaaaaagtgattaaaagagattccagagagctctcttgccccttctgccatattaggacacagcgagaagacagCCCTCATCAGACATCAGATCTgcccctaccttttttttttttttttttttttttttccttcggtacgcgggcctctcactgctgtggcctctcccgttgtggagcacaggctccggacNNNNNNNNNNNNNNNNNNNNNNNNNNNNNNNNNNNNNNNNNNNNNNNNNNNNNNNNNNNNNNNNNNNNNNNNNNNcacggcatgtggaatcttcccggaccggggcacgaacccgtgtcccctgcatcggcaggcggactctcaaccactgcgccaccagggaagcccagatctgcCCCTACCTTGATCCtcaacttcccagcctccagaactgtgagaaataaatgtttgttacttaagccacccagtccataGTATTCTGTTATACCAGCCCTAACAAAGATATCAGATATGGTTGGGTAATGGTCATTTCTTATTTACCTCTCTCTGTAGGACTACTTCCCAGCACCCCAGCCTCCTGCCATGTCTGACCCCATCACGCTGAATGTCGGGGGGAAGCTCTATACAACCTCACTGGCAACCTTGACCAGCTTCCCTGACTCCATGCTGGGCGCCATGTTCAGCGGGAAGATGCCCACCAAGAGGGACAGCCAGGGCCACTGCTTCATTGACCGTGACGGCAAAGTGTTCCGCTATATCCTCAACTTCCTGCGAACCTCCCATCTGGACTTGCCCGAGGACTTCCAGGAGATGGGCCTGCTCCGCAGGGAGGCTGACTTCTACCAGGTGCAGCCCCTGATTGAGGCCCTGCAGGAGAAGGAGGTGGAGCTGTCCAAGGCCGAGAAGAATGCCATGCTCAACATCACACTGAACCAGCGTGTGCAGACGGTCCACTTCACTGTGCGTGAGGCACCCCAGATCTACAGCCTGTCCTCTTCCAGCATGGAGGTCTTCAACGCCAACATCTTCAGCACCTCTTGCCTCTTCCTCAAGCTCCTCGGCTCCAAGCTCTTCTACTGCTCCAATGGCAACCTATCCTCCATCACCAGCCATTTGCAAGACCCCAACCACCTGACTCTGGACTGGGTGGCCAATGTGGAGGGCCTGCCTGAGGAGGAGTACACCAAGCAGAACCTCAAGAGGCTCTGGGTGGTGCCAGCCAACAAGCAGATCAACAGCTTCCAGGTCTTCATGGAGGAGGTGCTGAAAATCGCACTGAGTGACGGCTTCTGCATCGATTCTTCTCACCCGCACGCTGTGGATTTTATGAACAATAAGATTATTCGATTAATACGGTACAGGTAAAAGGACCCCAGCAACATTGGAGGGGGGCTTCCCAAAGCCAAGATCTTGGAGAGTGTCTCGCCAGTGGTGTGAGGCAGGCCACTGTACTAACCTGTATTAATCGTGTAGCAGGACTTGATTTCCCCCGTGATGCAGTCCACCTGTAGGAATCCATGTGTCCTCTTGACAGAGCCACCTTTTTCCTTGCTACTTTGAGCTGCAGATGCGCAGTTTGCTCTAAGTGAAGAGTCTGCCAACATGTCCTAAAGGAGGCCACAGGAGGACTTTTTGGCTAGACAAAGGAACAGCAGTTTTTTCTTGGGTCCAGCTTTCTCTGTACCATTAGGCAGTGCCTCACTTAGCCATCTGTAAACAGAGCCTCTGGTGGAGGAGATGGGGTGAGAACAAGAGGCTCCCTCTAGTTTCCCAGGACATGAAGTACCCAGAGATTCCCATCCTGCCTGCCCCTCTGTCCCTGGGATGTGGCCAGAACCTTGGACTTGCTTGGCTGGCTTGGAAATGAAGTGGGTAGTGAGGGTGGGATTTGAGCCTGGCATGGCCTGGAGGAATTAGCCTCCAGGCAGGGTTCAGAAGATGGGGATATCCCTCTTGACTGGACCAAATCTAGGCCTTTGGGGATTTCTGGCTTCAGAAATAAGCTGCTGTCCCT is a genomic window of Physeter macrocephalus isolate SW-GA chromosome 16, ASM283717v5, whole genome shotgun sequence containing:
- the KCTD21 gene encoding BTB/POZ domain-containing protein KCTD21; translation: MSDPITLNVGGKLYTTSLATLTSFPDSMLGAMFSGKMPTKRDSQGHCFIDRDGKVFRYILNFLRTSHLDLPEDFQEMGLLRREADFYQVQPLIEALQEKEVELSKAEKNAMLNITLNQRVQTVHFTVREAPQIYSLSSSSMEVFNANIFSTSCLFLKLLGSKLFYCSNGNLSSITSHLQDPNHLTLDWVANVEGLPEEEYTKQNLKRLWVVPANKQINSFQVFMEEVLKIALSDGFCIDSSHPHAVDFMNNKIIRLIRYR